The following are encoded together in the Candidatus Thermoplasmatota archaeon genome:
- a CDS encoding C25 family cysteine peptidase yields the protein MKKKIIGILVVAIFVMSTFVSMAGYNSRHEMLSGDENAGMSFKELYETFAVPEISFKENYAIVTVKNAVSDNSPGHPIMPYKSETLTFPFGTKIESIDVELGNIQTMHLDKKIAPAPELVPLNGAEPKAAKEGRVYESNEPYPSNWFTYNIGAGIQNGEHAIFLSVHAFPARYIPSTDELEYVNEMSIEINYIPPEKPMLNNDAYDLLIVTPSEFSDTLQPLIEHKESYDVKTMLATTEEIYQTSSGRDDAEKVKYFIKNAIEQWGIKYVMLAGGLTSLISGQQWHVPVRYVRNEDGSEPSYISDLYYADIYDADGNFSTWDTNDNGIYGEWRFGGKDKIDGYPDVYVGRLACRNTNEVQILVNKIITYESGCDSSWFNKALLVAGDTFNDISAHNYLEGEVATQKTAEYLEGFEPVKLWWSEGNLKQSNVVKEISNGCGFVHFSGHGSPGMWMAKDFTEDPHGKYILGLDVYHMPLLSNDGKYPVVVIGGCHNSMFNATLADSTIGCIKSLTGTLTWYWMPIPECFGWWIVKAKSGGAIGSIGCTGLGYGTIGDRNNDGVPDCIQYLLGWLETNFFELYGQEHVDILGEMWGGAISNYASVFPPMDDKIDLKTIEEWVLLGDPSLKIGGYSS from the coding sequence ATGAAAAAGAAAATAATTGGAATATTGGTAGTGGCTATATTTGTTATGAGCACTTTTGTAAGCATGGCGGGCTACAACTCCCGGCATGAAATGTTATCAGGAGATGAAAACGCCGGCATGTCTTTTAAGGAACTATACGAAACATTTGCTGTCCCAGAGATATCCTTCAAGGAAAATTATGCAATAGTGACAGTTAAAAATGCTGTGAGTGACAACAGTCCAGGCCATCCAATCATGCCTTATAAATCAGAAACGCTTACATTTCCGTTCGGAACGAAAATTGAAAGCATAGATGTTGAACTGGGCAATATACAGACAATGCATCTGGACAAAAAAATAGCTCCTGCTCCAGAGCTTGTACCGCTGAACGGAGCTGAACCAAAAGCAGCGAAGGAGGGCAGGGTGTATGAAAGCAACGAACCATATCCATCAAACTGGTTCACATATAACATTGGAGCGGGCATTCAAAACGGAGAGCATGCTATATTTCTTTCAGTACATGCTTTTCCAGCACGCTACATTCCATCAACAGATGAACTGGAGTATGTAAATGAAATGAGCATTGAGATAAATTACATTCCTCCAGAAAAGCCAATGCTTAACAATGATGCTTATGATTTGCTCATTGTAACGCCATCTGAGTTCAGCGATACTTTACAGCCATTGATAGAGCATAAGGAAAGCTATGATGTAAAAACGATGCTTGCCACAACCGAAGAAATATACCAGACATCCAGTGGAAGGGATGATGCAGAGAAGGTAAAATATTTCATTAAGAATGCAATAGAACAGTGGGGAATAAAATATGTAATGCTTGCCGGTGGGTTAACATCATTGATCTCGGGGCAGCAGTGGCATGTCCCGGTACGATATGTCCGTAATGAGGATGGATCTGAACCGAGTTACATAAGCGATCTCTACTATGCGGATATTTACGATGCAGATGGAAACTTCAGCACATGGGATACAAACGATAATGGCATATACGGAGAATGGCGTTTTGGAGGGAAAGACAAAATCGATGGTTATCCTGATGTTTACGTTGGCAGGCTTGCATGCAGGAATACAAATGAAGTGCAGATATTGGTAAATAAAATCATCACATACGAAAGTGGATGCGATTCGTCCTGGTTTAACAAAGCATTGCTGGTCGCCGGCGATACCTTTAATGACATCAGTGCACACAATTATCTTGAGGGAGAAGTTGCAACTCAAAAGACGGCTGAATATCTTGAAGGCTTTGAGCCCGTGAAGTTATGGTGGTCAGAAGGAAATCTCAAACAGTCCAATGTTGTAAAGGAAATAAGTAATGGATGCGGCTTTGTGCACTTCTCAGGTCACGGCAGCCCAGGAATGTGGATGGCAAAAGACTTCACAGAGGACCCGCATGGGAAGTATATTCTTGGACTGGATGTTTACCATATGCCGTTGCTTTCAAACGATGGAAAATACCCGGTAGTGGTCATAGGCGGCTGCCACAACAGCATGTTTAATGCAACACTTGCGGACAGCACCATAGGGTGTATCAAATCGCTTACAGGAACTCTGACTTGGTACTGGATGCCCATTCCCGAGTGCTTCGGATGGTGGATTGTAAAAGCGAAGAGTGGTGGTGCTATCGGAAGCATAGGATGCACGGGGCTTGGATACGGAACAATTGGGGATCGCAACAATGACGGTGTTCCAGACTGCATACAATATCTTCTTGGTTGGCTTGAAACAAACTTCTTCGAACTCTACGGACAAGAACATGTTGATATACTCGGCGAAATGTGGGGAGGTGCAATATCAAATTATGCCAGTGTTTTCCCGCCCATGGACGACAAGATAGATCTTAAGACCATAGAAGAATGGGTTTTACTGGGCGACCCGTCCCTTAAAATAGGAGGGTATTCCTCCTAA